The following coding sequences are from one Oncorhynchus nerka isolate Pitt River linkage group LG6, Oner_Uvic_2.0, whole genome shotgun sequence window:
- the LOC115130725 gene encoding beta-crystallin A1-2-like, whose translation MYRTTRSPMMQSLVNSGMGVAPFFKVTVFEQEHFQGKCQEFNSECCNIHECGLDIIRSIRVESGAWVGFEHHDFQGQQFILERGEYPHWDAYSGSLSYHVERLMSLRPIYCASHMSSRMMIFERENFMGRSVELCDDYPSLQAMGWSMPEVGSMHVQCGAFVCYQYPGYRGQQYIMECERHSGDYQHWKNWGSHSQTPQIQSIRRIQH comes from the exons ATGTACAGAACCACTAGATCACCAATGATGCAATCCCTTGTCAACTCGGGAATGGGCGTGGCTCCTTTCTTCAAG GTGACTGTGTTCGAGCAGGAGCACTTCCAGGGCAAGTGCCAGGAGTTCAACTCTGAGTGCTGCAACATCCACGAGTGTGGTCTAGACATCATCCGCTCCAtcagagtggagagtggagc CTGGGTGGGCTTTGAGCACCATGACTTCCAGGGCCAGCAGTTCatcctggagagaggagagtaccCCCACTGGGACGCCTACAGCGGTTCCCTGTCCTACCACGTGGAGCGCCTCATGTCCCTGCGTCCCATCTACTGTGCT TCCCACATGAGCAGTCGTATGATGATCTTTGAGAGAGAGAACTTCATGGGCCGCAGTGTTGAGCTGTGTGACGACTACCCCTCCCTGCAGGCTATGGGCTGGTCCATGCCCGAGGTCGGCTCCATGCACGTGCAGTGTGGCGC CTTTGTGTGCTACCAGTACCCCGGCTACAGGGGCCAGCAGTACATCATGGAGTGTGAGAGACACAGTGGAGACTACCAGCACTGGAAGAACTGGGGCTCCCACTCCCAGACCCCCCAGATCCAGTCTATCCGCCGTATCCAGCATTAA
- the LOC115130726 gene encoding myeloid zinc finger 1-like isoform X2, with translation MAWEMDSSHGPGSPQRVLPKTEHSEVELVSRGQESLPTSCVKQERTELFVTNPEPPRPTHIKEEEYETTVTPLLLLTKEESEDKEIPDSKPMTLELHDPASQSCTAREEEKAEMKKSGGVFHPKNSCLPKLQASSQPSAAAGSSPVSREEDETEPEVQEDQGPGDWLAPVEDDEALGESQRRRGFESASRSLSSILGSDSESDDKEGEEDPTWAPADPQTLQDDPDADIPALREASPLWHRKRTSSSRSRGKRVREGGRGGVSLFPEPKKKPKNFSCQECGKAFISRRDRERHIRTHSGEKPFPCPRCDKRFNDSGNMRKHMLIHSGERPHLCPDCGRGFSERGNLSRHRAHIHGSMPKSECEDCGKTYIEKGGLDRHIRSGACSATRKT, from the coding sequence ATGGCCTGGGAGATGGACAGCTCACACGGACCAGGGTCACCCCAAAGAGTTCTGCCCAAAACGGAACATTCCGAGGTCGAACTGGTCTCCAGAGGTCAGGAATCCCTCCCTACCTCATGTGTCAAACAGGAGCGTACAGAATTATTTGTTACGAACCCTGAGCCTCCGAGGCCAACGCACATCAAAGAGGAGGAGTATGAGACCACAGTCACGCCCCTTTTATTACTTACCAAAGAGGAGAGTGAAGACAAGGAGATTCCTGACTCTAAACCAATGACACTTGAGCTTCACGACCCAGCCAGCCAATCATGTACAGCCCGAGAGGAGGAGAAAGCCGAGATGAAGAAGTCCGGAGGAGTGTTCCATCCAAAGAATTCCTGTCTCCCTAAGCTTCAGGCCTCCTCTCAGCCCTCGGCAGCTGCAGGCTCCAGTCCTGTGAGTAGGGAGGAAGATGAGACGGAACCGgaggtacaggaggaccagggcCCTGGAGACTGGCTAGCCCCCGTGGAGGACGACGAGGCCCTGGGTGAGTCCCAGCGTCGACGGGGCTTTGAATCCGCCAGCCGCTCCCTTTCTTCCATCCTGGGCTCCGACTCAGAGTCAGACGACAAGGAGGGTGAAGAGGACCCCACCTGGGCCCCTGCCGACCCCCAGACCCTTCAGGACGACCCAGATGCTGACATCCCCGCTCTTCGAGAGGCGTCCCCACTGTGGCACAGGAAAAGAACATCATCGTCACGAAGTCGAGGCAAAAGAGTtcgagagggaggtagaggtggtgtcTCCTTGTTTCCAGAACCCAAAAAGAAGCCCAAAAACTTTTCCTGCCAGGAGTGCGGGAAGGCCTTCATATCCCGCCGTGACCGGGAGAGGCACATTCGCACTCATAGCGGGGAGAAGccgtttccctgccccagatgtGACAAACGCTTCAACGACAGTGGGAACATGCGTAAACACATGCTGATCCACTCGGGGGAAAGGCCCCACCTCTGTCCAGACTGCGGCAGGGGGTTCTCAGAGAGGGGGAATCTCAGCAGGCACAGGGCCCACAT
- the LOC115130724 gene encoding beta-crystallin B1-like, producing MSSDKSKAASQTDGKAAQSKKSEMGMMSYKMFVFDQENFQGRMVEISNECMNVCEMGMDRVRSLRIECGPFVGFEQMNFCGEHYILEKGEFPRWDSWSNCQKNDYLLSFRPVRMDPEKHKICLYEVGEFKGRKMEIMDDDVPSLFSYGFTDRVGSIMVSCGTWVGYQFPGYRGSQYLLEKGEFKHFNEYGARHPQFQSVRRIRDMQWHQQGCYTMASK from the exons ATGTCCAGTGATAAGTCCAAGGCTGCTTCCCAGACCGACGGGAAGGCTGCTCAGAGCAAGAAGTCTGAGATGGGCATGATGTCCTACAAG ATGTTTGTGTTCGACCAGGAGAACTTCCAGGGTCGCATGGTCGAGATCAGCAACGAGTGCATGAACGTGTGTGAGATGGGCATGGACCGCGTCCGCTCCCTCCGCATTGAGTGTGGACC CTTTGTGGGCTTCGAGCAGATGAACTTCTGTGGCGAACACTACATTCTGGAGAAGGGAGAGTTCCCCCGTTGGGACTCTTGGAGCAACTGCCAGAAGAATGACTACCTGTTGTCCTTCAGGCCCGTCCGCATG gacCCCGAGAAGCACAAGATCTGCCTGTACGAGGTTGGGGAATTCAAGGGCCGTAAGATGGAGATCATGGACGATGACGTTCCGTCTCTGTTCTCCTACGGCTTCACCGACAGGGTCGGCAGCATAATGGTCAGCTGTGGAAC CTGGGTGGGCTACCAGTTCCCCGGATACCGTGGCTCCCAGTACCTTCTGGAGAAGGGAGAGTTCAAACACTTCAACGAGTACGGCGCCCGTCACCCCCAGTTCCAGTCCGTGAGGCGTATCCGCGACATGCAGTGGCACCAGCAGGGATGCTACACCATGGCCAGCAAGTGA
- the LOC115130726 gene encoding myeloid zinc finger 1-like isoform X1, producing MISSSKCSLRQQWVCKPVVMAWEMDSSHGPGSPQRVLPKTEHSEVELVSRGQESLPTSCVKQERTELFVTNPEPPRPTHIKEEEYETTVTPLLLLTKEESEDKEIPDSKPMTLELHDPASQSCTAREEEKAEMKKSGGVFHPKNSCLPKLQASSQPSAAAGSSPVSREEDETEPEVQEDQGPGDWLAPVEDDEALGESQRRRGFESASRSLSSILGSDSESDDKEGEEDPTWAPADPQTLQDDPDADIPALREASPLWHRKRTSSSRSRGKRVREGGRGGVSLFPEPKKKPKNFSCQECGKAFISRRDRERHIRTHSGEKPFPCPRCDKRFNDSGNMRKHMLIHSGERPHLCPDCGRGFSERGNLSRHRAHIHGSMPKSECEDCGKTYIEKGGLDRHIRSGACSATRKT from the exons atgatatctagcAGTAAGTGCTCACTAAGGCAACAATGGGTATGCAAACCAG TGGTGATGGCCTGGGAGATGGACAGCTCACACGGACCAGGGTCACCCCAAAGAGTTCTGCCCAAAACGGAACATTCCGAGGTCGAACTGGTCTCCAGAGGTCAGGAATCCCTCCCTACCTCATGTGTCAAACAGGAGCGTACAGAATTATTTGTTACGAACCCTGAGCCTCCGAGGCCAACGCACATCAAAGAGGAGGAGTATGAGACCACAGTCACGCCCCTTTTATTACTTACCAAAGAGGAGAGTGAAGACAAGGAGATTCCTGACTCTAAACCAATGACACTTGAGCTTCACGACCCAGCCAGCCAATCATGTACAGCCCGAGAGGAGGAGAAAGCCGAGATGAAGAAGTCCGGAGGAGTGTTCCATCCAAAGAATTCCTGTCTCCCTAAGCTTCAGGCCTCCTCTCAGCCCTCGGCAGCTGCAGGCTCCAGTCCTGTGAGTAGGGAGGAAGATGAGACGGAACCGgaggtacaggaggaccagggcCCTGGAGACTGGCTAGCCCCCGTGGAGGACGACGAGGCCCTGGGTGAGTCCCAGCGTCGACGGGGCTTTGAATCCGCCAGCCGCTCCCTTTCTTCCATCCTGGGCTCCGACTCAGAGTCAGACGACAAGGAGGGTGAAGAGGACCCCACCTGGGCCCCTGCCGACCCCCAGACCCTTCAGGACGACCCAGATGCTGACATCCCCGCTCTTCGAGAGGCGTCCCCACTGTGGCACAGGAAAAGAACATCATCGTCACGAAGTCGAGGCAAAAGAGTtcgagagggaggtagaggtggtgtcTCCTTGTTTCCAGAACCCAAAAAGAAGCCCAAAAACTTTTCCTGCCAGGAGTGCGGGAAGGCCTTCATATCCCGCCGTGACCGGGAGAGGCACATTCGCACTCATAGCGGGGAGAAGccgtttccctgccccagatgtGACAAACGCTTCAACGACAGTGGGAACATGCGTAAACACATGCTGATCCACTCGGGGGAAAGGCCCCACCTCTGTCCAGACTGCGGCAGGGGGTTCTCAGAGAGGGGGAATCTCAGCAGGCACAGGGCCCACAT
- the LOC115130723 gene encoding uncharacterized protein LOC115130723 has protein sequence MEVSQRARLWKWWVRAFLRSFEQQVAASNPVAQGEGEGPRSTASLSEPYTALRNYSGDQMVTSTAEHRTQSTQVREEQSYTHTAYTHPSYTGQSNTHVAQVYMPQPEPSYTHTAHIEQCNTVTHPANTHLPLSHTSPLPYSTPNSVQPTSALPPTSLPPSPGEERRVMTRRRLRGEINIQPIVRPKKRHGERNIDQTTNQEEEEDKERVLHEYEELLDVDDVLLGVSVRTGEELCQPEDAARETPTPQQTAQSGRSAEKIKSQTKARPAAV, from the exons ATGGAGGTGTCCCAGAGAGCAAGACTGTGGAAGTGGTGGGTCCGAGCCTTCCTCAGGTCGTTTGAGCAGCAAGTGGCAGCATCCAACCCAGTggcacagggagagggagaggggcctcGGAGCACAGCCAGCCTCTCGGAGCCTTACACCGCTCTCAGGAACTATAGTGGAGACCAGATGGTGACCAGCACAGCTGAACACAGAACTCAGAGCACTCAAGTCAGAGAAGAGcagagctacacacacacagcctatacACACCCCTCTTACACTGGGCAGAGTAACACACACGTGGCCCAGGTATACATGCCTCAACCAGAacccagctacacacacacagcccacataGAGCAGTGTAACACAGTCACACACCCCGcaaacacacacctccctctctctcacacatcaccTCTTCCATACTCAACTCCTAACAGTGTCCAGCCCACCTCAGCTCTACCCCCTACCAGTCTGCCACCTAGcccaggggaagagaggagggtgatgaCCAGAAGACGGTTGCGAGGCGAGATCAACATCCAACCTATAGTCAGGCCCAAGAAACGTCATGGGGAGAGGAACATAGACCAGACTACTAatcaagaagaagaagaggataaagAAAGGGTACTCCATGAATACGAGGAACTGCTGGATGTGGATGATGTGTTGCTGGGTGTGTCTGTCCGTACAGGCGAGGAGCTATGCCAACCCGAGGATGCTGCCAGGGAAACGCCTACCCCCCAGCAAACTGCCCAATCAGGTCGGTCGGCTGAGAAGATAAAATCTCAG ACCAAGGCCCGGCCAGCAGCAGTCTGA